In Tumebacillus amylolyticus, the genomic stretch AGACAACTTGATCTCGCTTGGCGTCGACACCGTGATGACGATTCCGGTGATTTGGCTTGCCTGGCTGTTTTTGAAAAAAAGCCCCCGCCGTTGGTGGCTCTGGATGTGGATGGTGTCGATTCCGCTGACGGCGTTTGTCATCGTGATCCAACCGATCGTGGTCGACCCGCTCTACAATGATTTCCGACCGTTGCAGAACCAAGAGCTCAAAACGAAAATTCTCAACCTCGCCCACCAAGCGGACATCCCGAGCGACGACGTCTACGAAGTGGATATGTCGAAGAAAACCAACGCCCTCAACGCCTATGTCAACGGCATCGGGCCGAGCGCTCGAATTGTGCTGTGGGATACGACGTTGCAGAAGTTAAACGACGACGAGATCGTGTTCATCATGGGGCACGAGATGGGCCATTACGTGAAACATCATATCTTATGGGGCTTTGCGGGGACGGTGGCCGGGACGTTTGTGATGGTCTATCTGATCGCCGTTACATTCCGCCGCATCGTGCGCTGGATGGGCGAGCATTGGCACATCGAGCACGTGCACGATCTGTCGGCGGTGCCGGTCGGGTTGTTGCTGATCTCCGTGATTTCATTTGCTTCGTCTCCGCTGGAGAACTATGTGGAGCGGTACTACGAACATTCGGCAGACTCCTATGCCGTTGAAGTCACCGACAACCCGGAGTCGGGCATCCACAGTTTTCAAAAACTCGCCCGCCTGAGCCTCTCCGACCCGAACCCGCCTGAGATCGTTAAGTTTTTCCGCTACACGCACCCGACGATTTCGGAGCGGATCGAATACCTCGAAGAGCAGGAGAAAAAGCAGTGAGCATGGAAAAAACACCTCATCCGCACTAGGGCGGGTGAGGTGTTTTTTCATGAGCGGGTGAAGTTTTGATGGTGTTTTTAGAAATGGGGGGTTCGGGAGATGTGGGTTGTAACGGGAGCGGCTGTGGTGAGTGGGTTGGTTGATTTGTTCTGTATCGCGAAAGGGTGGTCGAAAGCTCGTTACTTGTGGAAGCCGGGGACGATGGTGCTTGTGATCTTCCTTGCCGTCTGGGGTGCGAATTTGTCGGGGCATGAGGTTTCGGCTTCGCAGGGATGGTTGATTGCGGGACTTCTGCTGTCTTTGGTGGGGGATGTTTTTTTGGTACTGCCAAGCGACCGCTTCATCGCGGGGTTGGCGTCTTTTCTCCTCGCGCACTTCTTTTATATCGCGGCGTTTCCGCAAGCGGTGGATGCACAGGGAAGCGGTTGGTGGGTCGCAGGCGTGCTCGTTTTGTTTGGCATCGGATATTTCGCCGTTCTTCGTCGCGGGGTTCTGAAATCGGGCGGGTACGGGCTGCTCGCGGCGGTGGTTCTCTATATTCTGGTGATTCTCGCGATGGTCTGGCGGGCGTGGCTGTCTGGACAGGGATTGATCCTCGCAGGGGCCGGTTTTTTCATGGTCTCAGACTCCATTTTGGCATGGAACCGTTTTGTAAAACCGTCGCTATTGGCGGAAGTTTCGGTCATGGCAACGTACTTTGCCGCACAAATCGTACTTGCGTGGAGCGTCTCCCTCATTTAAGACTATCTCCCTATGGTCTTTAACAATGATCAATAGTAGACTGAAAATCTACCAAACTATCAGTCTAGTTGGAGGGAGAGAGTGTACCGATGCAATTGCGTCAAGGACTCAAGCGGACGGCCGCTTGGGCATTGAGCCTCACGCTCATCTTCGGAACCTCGGGGGTCGTGATTCAACCAGCGTCTGCTGCCACTGCGCAGATTTACTCCTGGCCGACCATCCTCAGTTCGACCGAGTCGCCGAAGATGATCGTGACCAAGGGCGTCACCTACCAGAAATTCAGCTACCAAACGAGTTCAGGACCGCTTGTCCTGAACGAGACGTGGACAGACCTCAGCGACCCGAACGTCTCCGTGCGCCCCGTACTCGCGCACGACACGTTGGAGAGTGATCGAAACGAGACCACTCTTGAGATGGCGAAACGCACCGGAGCCGTGGCCGGCACCAACGGGGACTACTATGAAATCTCAGCATCCGGCATGGCGCTTGGCATGTCGACGCAGAACGGCAACTTGATTCACAGCCCGTCCGACGCCGCGGTGCTTGGCATCACGCAAGACAACAAAGTGCAGATCGGGAAGTACACGTTCACAGGTCAGATTACAGCTGCGAACAACCAAGCCAGTGCTCTGTCGGGCTTGAACGTCCACCCGACTTCATATTCGAACGGGTTGCTTCTGATGACGCGCGACCTCGGCTACTGGGAGATGTTGACCAATGCGACCGTCGTCGTCTTGGAGCGGATGCCGGACGGCGGGGAGTACAAAGTTCACGACATCTTGCCCGCTCAGACCGTCATGGAATTGCCGTATCCTGGCTATGTGAAGCTGATTGCACAGGGTTCCGACGCCATTTCATTTGTAACGGGCAACATGAAACCTGGCGACACCGTCAAGATGACATACGGCACCAACCCGGACTCTTCCAAACTCAAATTCTCGATTGGCGGCGGTCCGATTCTGCTCAAGGGCGGTACGTCGTACAACGATCCGGTGAAGCCGGACAACACGCCGAATTACAAAGGGCCGCTGACCGGCGTGGGCATCACGTCCGACGGGCAACACATGTTGCAAGTCACCGTCGACGGACGATCCAACGAGTCGATCGGATTGACATTCTCGCAGATGGCGAACTACTTCGCCGCTCGAGGCATCTCCGATGCGATGTTGCTGGACGGCGGCGGTTCCACAGACATGGTCGTGCGCCAACCCGGAGACACGACGGCGTCTGTGGCAAACGACCCGTCAGACGGCTATGAACGCCGAGTCGCCAACGGGCTGTTCGTTTTCAGCACCTCAGCTCCGGGCAAAGCCACCTACGTCACGTCCAACGACGGCCAAGCCGTAGAACTTTTCAAAACCATGACGAAAAAAATCTCCTCCTACGTGCGCGATGAGAATTACAATCCGCTCCCGAACGAATCTGTCTCCTACAAGGTCGAACCGACGACGCTCGGCACGATTTCTGCAGACGGCACGTTCACCGCAGGCAACACCGGCGGAAGCGGCACAATACGCGCAACGGCAACGAACGGAGCGACGACTTCTGTGCCTGTGACGGTGTTCGACCAAGTGGACACCTTGCAGATCTCGCCGTCCGTGCTCGACTTGGGCAATGGCGAGACACAAAGCTTCACCGTCTCGGGAACGTTCCGAGGCTCGAAGTTCGCCATGAAGCCGGAGTGGGTGAAATTCAGCACGTCGGACGCTGCACTTGGCACCGTGGATGCCCAAGGCCTCTTCACAGCCGGTGCGAAAAACGGCACGGTCACAGTGACCGCCGCCGTGGGCAACGTAACCGCCCGCGCAACTCTTGGCGTGGGCTATGTCACCAAAACGCTGAATTCGATGGCCAACAGCGGAGAGTGGTTGCTCAGCACTCGTTGGGGCAATGTCGGCGCTCTGAGTTCGACTTCGAGTCAAGTTCACGGTGACAACGCGGCGTCTCTGACGGCGAATTATTCGTTCCCGGCGGGAAGCGGGCTGAAACAGTTCGTGTTCTATCCCAAAGATGCGTTGGCAATTCCCGGCCCGAACGAACTCGCGACCGTCAACCCGATCGGCGTGGGGGCTTGGGTGTATGGAGACAACTCCAACTTGAAGATGATCGCGTCGTTTGAACGACCGGACGGCACGACGATTCAAGCGACCAACCAACCTCGAATCAATTTTAACGGGTGGAAGTTTGTGACGTTCCGCTTGCCGGACACGGCGAAGTTCCCGTTGAAACTCGACTTCCTCGACATCGTGGCAGAGAGTCCCGCGTCTGATGTACACGGCTCGCTGGCGTTCAGCACGTTGCAATCTGTGTATGCGGCACGCACGTATGCAGAGCGTCAACCCGCCCCGACCCCGACGGTCGTCACGTTTGCAGACATCCAAAACCATTGGGGTCGCTCGACGATCGAGCAACTGGCGACGAAGGGCGTCATCAGCGGCAAAGATTCGCAGCACTTCGATCCGGAAGGCAACTTGACCCGTGCCGAAGCGGTCACATTGCTCGTCCGTGCGCTCGGTCTGCAACCGCAACCTGAATTGACGGCGTCGTTCACCGACGTTTCAAAGGACGCTTGGTATGCAGGAAACGTGGGAGCGGCGGTCAAAGCGGGCATCGCCACAGGCATTGGCAACGGGCAGTTTGCACCGGAAAACCTCGTGGACCGCAACCAAGCGGCGGCGATGATCTACAACGCCCTGCACTACAAAGGCAAGACCCCGACCGGCGGCACACCGCTTGTCTTCCAAGATGCAAACCTCATCGCGTCGTGGGCGAAAGACAAAGTCGACGCCCTCACGGCGGCGAAACTTTTGAACGGCAACGGAGACGGCACGCTGTCCCCGACCAAGAACACGTCGCGCGCAGAGTCTGCCGTGATGATTCTGAATATGATGAAATACGCGGGACTGCTCAATTGAGCAAGCCGTCTGAGTAAAAAAGCACAGCTCCGCGAGGGAGCTGTGCTTTTTTTTCTATGCTTAGGAAACCCGGAACAGGTATTGGAGGTACTTCCCGATCGAATCGCGGGGCTTGCCTTGCGCCGGGGACATATGTCCATTCATACCGGGCAGAACGTTGACTTCGATGATCGTACCGCCCGTCTCGCGCATTGAAACTCCGATGTCGGGGGTACGGATGTCGAGACCCGCGACGTCGAGACCGAGGGCGCGGGCGGCTTGCAGGCAAATTTCGGCGTTCTCTGCACAGAGTTCGTCGGTGCGGTCGATGTTCATGCCGCCGGTGTATTCGTTGCCGTTCTTGCGCAGGTAGACTTGCTCACCTCGGGCGGGGATGCTGTTCTCATCATGCCCTTGTGCGGCTAGGATGCGTTGCACTTCCTCGTCGAGTTGGACGCAGAGCATCGGTTTGAACTCGTCCTTGTCCGCCGTGCGGGCAGGGTCGGCGTTGAGAGTGTGAATCAAGTCGCGTACGGTGGTGTGTCCATCTCCTACGATCTGCGGCGGAACGTTTTCTAACACGCCGACAATTTCTCCGTCGATGACCAAGACGCGATAGTCGCGGCCCGTGACTTGTCGTTGGACGAGCAAGTCACGCCCGTGTACGAGGCCGTCCTGAATCGCTTGTTCCAAGTCTTGCGGGGTGCGCACGTCCATCGTGATCCCGACGCCGCGGTTGGTGTCGACCGGTTTGACGACGACGGTGCCGAAGCGCTCCAGAAAGACAAGAGCTTCCGGCGTGAGGGACGTGACGGAGATTTCCTCCGGAACCGGCAGATCGTGACGCTGCAAAAGCGTGGAGCAGACGCGCTTGTTTTTGGTGATCAGACCGGCGACGGCAGGCAGGCGGTGAGAGCGGGTTTTGTTCACGATGATCGTGCGTTCGCCGTTGGAGAGTTCCAAGAAATCCTCTTCGCCGGCTACCAACAGATCGCAGGACAATCCAAGTTCGAGAGCTCGCTGTGTAATTAATTTATTATGCAGATTCTTCATGGATGCACCTCTAGTTAGTAAGGAATATTGAATGGACACTACCTAAAAATATAAATGAGAAAAGTTCTCACTGTCAAGGGTGGCAAAAAATCGAGAAAGCGGATATACTAAGGAAAGAGTTACTAATTTTCCCACCACGACCGAAGGAGTGATGTTAAGATGGCAAACGCTATTGTCATGCATGTAAAAAAGTATCGTGAGGTTGCAGACATCCTCTAATTTCGGATTCTGGTGTGGTTAGGGGATGCCTCTGTGACCGATTGTCGTGTTTGATCAATCTGTCACATCTCTCAGGAGGAATCCCAATTGAATTTTACAAACCTGCAAGCTCTGGGTTGGAACGAAACTTTCATGGAGCACTTCGCTCCGTTTGCAAGCAACGCTGAATTTACGGTGGCCCGTGTGGCCCTCGAACATAAACATCTCTATCGCGTCTATTCCGAACACGGCGACATGCTCGCCTCCGTCTCGGGCAAGATGCGGCATACCGCGTTTGGACGGGAGGATTACCCGGCGGTTGGCGACTGGGTTGTGATCGCCGCTCGTCCCGAAGAGGGCAAAGCGACGATTCACGGCATCTTGCCG encodes the following:
- a CDS encoding M48 family metallopeptidase, whose translation is MKSLRAYLTLPICLLILLGSLGVSYYVYKDTGHVVQTPNGDEANPLSFMSAAEYQRAEDYSRIKDALYFAGQGFHWVVLLFVLAAGLSAKMRDRATRIFRSSSLGQVTVYTVLFQIVVTLIEMPLDWYRHVVDVNYGVSNMTAEAWFQDNLISLGVDTVMTIPVIWLAWLFLKKSPRRWWLWMWMVSIPLTAFVIVIQPIVVDPLYNDFRPLQNQELKTKILNLAHQADIPSDDVYEVDMSKKTNALNAYVNGIGPSARIVLWDTTLQKLNDDEIVFIMGHEMGHYVKHHILWGFAGTVAGTFVMVYLIAVTFRRIVRWMGEHWHIEHVHDLSAVPVGLLLISVISFASSPLENYVERYYEHSADSYAVEVTDNPESGIHSFQKLARLSLSDPNPPEIVKFFRYTHPTISERIEYLEEQEKKQ
- a CDS encoding S-layer homology domain-containing protein, with amino-acid sequence MQLRQGLKRTAAWALSLTLIFGTSGVVIQPASAATAQIYSWPTILSSTESPKMIVTKGVTYQKFSYQTSSGPLVLNETWTDLSDPNVSVRPVLAHDTLESDRNETTLEMAKRTGAVAGTNGDYYEISASGMALGMSTQNGNLIHSPSDAAVLGITQDNKVQIGKYTFTGQITAANNQASALSGLNVHPTSYSNGLLLMTRDLGYWEMLTNATVVVLERMPDGGEYKVHDILPAQTVMELPYPGYVKLIAQGSDAISFVTGNMKPGDTVKMTYGTNPDSSKLKFSIGGGPILLKGGTSYNDPVKPDNTPNYKGPLTGVGITSDGQHMLQVTVDGRSNESIGLTFSQMANYFAARGISDAMLLDGGGSTDMVVRQPGDTTASVANDPSDGYERRVANGLFVFSTSAPGKATYVTSNDGQAVELFKTMTKKISSYVRDENYNPLPNESVSYKVEPTTLGTISADGTFTAGNTGGSGTIRATATNGATTSVPVTVFDQVDTLQISPSVLDLGNGETQSFTVSGTFRGSKFAMKPEWVKFSTSDAALGTVDAQGLFTAGAKNGTVTVTAAVGNVTARATLGVGYVTKTLNSMANSGEWLLSTRWGNVGALSSTSSQVHGDNAASLTANYSFPAGSGLKQFVFYPKDALAIPGPNELATVNPIGVGAWVYGDNSNLKMIASFERPDGTTIQATNQPRINFNGWKFVTFRLPDTAKFPLKLDFLDIVAESPASDVHGSLAFSTLQSVYAARTYAERQPAPTPTVVTFADIQNHWGRSTIEQLATKGVISGKDSQHFDPEGNLTRAEAVTLLVRALGLQPQPELTASFTDVSKDAWYAGNVGAAVKAGIATGIGNGQFAPENLVDRNQAAAMIYNALHYKGKTPTGGTPLVFQDANLIASWAKDKVDALTAAKLLNGNGDGTLSPTKNTSRAESAVMILNMMKYAGLLN
- a CDS encoding lysoplasmalogenase is translated as MWVVTGAAVVSGLVDLFCIAKGWSKARYLWKPGTMVLVIFLAVWGANLSGHEVSASQGWLIAGLLLSLVGDVFLVLPSDRFIAGLASFLLAHFFYIAAFPQAVDAQGSGWWVAGVLVLFGIGYFAVLRRGVLKSGGYGLLAAVVLYILVILAMVWRAWLSGQGLILAGAGFFMVSDSILAWNRFVKPSLLAEVSVMATYFAAQIVLAWSVSLI